TTGTATGCAAAAGAAGGATATTGCAATACGCTGTGGAAGCCCTATATCCCCCCTCTACTCAGAGCTGGTTCCTGGTAGGTCAGAGATCATTATGGCTATGGTCTTAGGGACAAATGTCTACTGAATGTCCTGAGGCTGTAGAATGCCTGGGAGCAATTAACTGatgatttcttttctctggaCCACCACTAAGAAGCCATGCGACCTAGATGATTATTTTACTCGCTGTCAATGGAAAATCTTGTTAAAGGGAAAGTAGATGTCATTTACcatttcctcttggatttttaGTTTTGCCATTCTGTCAGAGAAGTTCATCCTTGTTAGGCAGGATTTGTTCTTTCAAACTGATAATCTTGGAATACAGTTGTTTTCTTAAAGGTTTCTGcctgttgattttcagttttcaaggtttttgttttacttgttttggttttgtttttagtttttagctatatttgaaaatcatttaccTAAACTATCTCTATTCTAGATGTTTCCCTAGAGTTTATGAAGGTGGTAACTGGCAACTTTActgtagtttaatttttttttcttcataaacctTGGAAGACATCTATGTAAATGACCAAGGCCTAGGAATTTGAGTCAAGTAATTgcattttagaactgaaaaggaCATTGAATACCAGCTCATAAATATCCCATTGTACAAATTATGAAATAAGGCccagagattaaatgactttgcTGAAACCAATTTACATGTTAGGCAAAACTATGACCCTGatcttttgatttctaattctagATTCTTTCTAATTCCACCCTATTCTCTAACAATCCAGTTTGGATGttgaatataattaattatagCACTTACTATAATCATTGTTCCTAACTATAGCAGGCAGAATGACTGTCCCTCCAAAATGTCTACATCCCAACCCCTAGAATATCTGAATATATGCTAATGGCAAAGAGAAGTTAGGATTGTAGATGGAATTAACGTTTGCTAAGCAGCTGAACTTAAAATAGGTAGATTATCCTAAATTGTCCTGAGAAGTCCAAAGTAACCACAGGGTCCTTacaagtggaagagggaggcagaagaggaagtcagagtGATGAAACATGAGAAGGACTTGAGCTgctattgctggctttgaagatggagaagggcaaatagccaaggaatgtgggcagcctttAAAGGGCAAGGAATCAGactctcccctagagcttccagaaagcACTTCACTGTTCACATGTTGatcttagcccagtgagacctgtgttGGACTTCTaagctgtaaaataataaattcatgttgttttaCGCCACTTAGTTTGTGGTAACTTATAGCAGCCATAGAAATGAAAGCACTAACAAAGTACTGATGGCTGCTTAATGGGAAATTTTCTTTCCACGGAATAAATATTaaactcttctccttttcttttttttttttaatactacctTAAGATAGTTAAGCCCTTAAGACAGTATTTGCCTCTTGCTAGGAAACAAATATCATTTAGtattaatttattgtattttccatAAACAGACACAAGTTCACACACAGTTAACCAAAAGAaggagagagcaggagggaggttCAGAGGATGTCCCTGACATACTTGATCAGAATGCCCTTGGGGCAGCCGGAGGAGAAGTAGACTTTTGATATGCGGCTACAATTCTCTGTGTGTCAGATAAAAACATTTCAAGGCTTGACTGTGGATAATAGAAGTTTCTGTAAACTAACTACTGCCCATGATATTTACAGTCTATGATCAAGGACATTAATGCTCATAAAATTTTGTCCCTTCAGAACACACTTTCCACTCAAAAGTAGCAAAGAGAAACAAAGTCATATATACCCACACCTTCACACGTGCCTCTTATAATAAGACCTTTCTCCTGAATaatcatttttagaaataagCAAGCCTCAAAGTTTCTGTCACCAATTTTCATATTACCTTGCTACAGAACCATTCTTATATTACTTTAAACCAGCCAAAAGAAAGGCAAGCAGAAACGAATACTTTAAACTCAGTATTCTTTGGTCTAAAAAAATCTTTAGCTTGTCAATATTTCTGAATTTCCACCCATCAAGATATTTTTCTCAAAACCTAGAGAAAGGCCTCAGGTGACTGGCTGTCCCAATCTACCTGGGATTGAGTAGGTTCCTGGGAcatgggactttcagtgctaaaacaaggaaaatcttgaggaagaaagacCATCGATAGGGCTTAAGGGCATGCTTCTGTGTTGAGCCCAAGGCCCTGATGCAGAATGCCCCAGGTACCAGGGAAATCATTTTCCAAGTTTAAGGTCCAAGGACCCCCAAACAGGTGAAGTTTGGGCCAAAGAAGAGCCTGCCTTGCTCATAGTCTCCAGTATCCTTCTCAATGATTTACTTACTTTGTGATGAGTAGCTCAAGTTGAAAGGCATAATCAGAGGACAGATCTGACTTCATGGAGAATGTACTGTACCATCGGCTAAAGCAGAAACTCTGGGTTTTTGCTGACTGGGAAACATGCTTATGTTTACAGGAGCACCCCCTCTGATTTATTACAGGGTATTAATAAGCAACCTCAGATCTGTGCTGGAGGCTCAGTTTGATAGCAGGGTCCGTGCAACTGGACACAGTTACGAGAAGTACAACAACTGGGAAACGGTATGACGCGCACGTGATTTAGACAGACATTGCTTTGGGAATTGAACCAAGAATGTCACATTAACTCACCAATGGTTCCATTTGGTAGATAGAGGCTTGGACTCAACAAGTCGCCAGTGAAAATCCAGACCTCATCTCTCGCAGTGCCATCGGAACTACATTTTTAGGAAACACTATATACCTCCTCAAGGTAATCCTTTTTAACCATAACCTTCCCATGTCTGAGGGCTTTAAATCAATGAATTCTAACACATTAACGTCTGTTTCACAGACATATTCATCCCAAACATTGTTATAACTCTTTCCCTGCCTCAAACAGATTCCCCAGATTGTTTTATCATATGtgaattttttaatcattattttgatttattcaaaagaaaaaatgcaataaaataagagAAGTCCTATAAATTTAATCACATTCCTGTAAGCAATGTAAATGATCATCTACCTTGATGAAATTGTCCTCTCCCAGATGTTGTTTGTAAATCCATTTGCTAAAGAGGTTCATAAACTTCATATCTATCAGACAACGGTACACAGCGTATCAACAATTTGTTTCTGTCGTCCTCTAATGCCATTTTTATCATGCAAttctaatgaagaaaataaaaagacatggaataaatgggagagaaggaaaacttCTTACAAGATTAGCAACAATCATGATTACTTCTAATTACTCATCCAGTTGTCTTGGTCACGTCTCCTAATAGTAGCAGCAGAAAATAACCTCCATGTGAGTACAATTAAGCAGGGTAATCAAGCATCTTCTGAAAAATATGAGCTTGTCaagcttaataaaaataataaacagccaTGTAAGCCTTCAGCTCAAATATTGTGAGTGTCTAGAGGCAAGAACATACCGTGCTagtattatgttttaatttaatcatGGAATGTACCTCTTGCTGCTGTCAGGTTTCACCTGTTGAGTCCAAAGCCCAGATGGGTAGTGAATGTTAACCCCTGAATATGATGAATCAcagtttcccttttccttttgtttgtaaTAGGTTGGCAGACCTGGACCAAATAAGCCTGCCATTTTCATGGACTGCGGTTTCCATGCCAGAGAGTGGATTTCCCCTGCATTTTGCCAGTGGTTTGTGAGAGAGGTCAGTATGTAGAATGATTACTGGCAGAGGAAagtagaaagtttttttttttatttcaatcaaTCCCTTGTAATCTAActataataaaagagaataatagCATAGAAAAAATTCATAATTCCAAGGTCCAAGCTATAAAGGTCACCAAGAAACTTGATAaggcaaaatttttaaacagtcagcaaatggtatttatttgtatttcactCATCTTAACTTTCTTACCCACCTTTGGTAGAAAGGCTAACAGGTAGTAAATATTGTGGATAGGTCATTTAAAAGTTAATGATTGTGGAAAAACCACTAACTTGATCATTATCTCCTAGATAATAATCAATGTATACTtcagagtaaaagaaaacaatacatagTGGtccctattctaaatgataactGTTTTCCACTCCTTTATAATTCTAATGGTAAGATATATGTAAAAACCCTtttaaatatccatgagtccataatGATATAGAtgattcaataaattttaaaaaagggagagaaggaacaaCTCTTTCTTATAGAAGAATTACAACTAATAGATGTACAAATGAGCAAAATAGAAAGTTACCATTAGAACACCACAGTAATAACTACTTCATGAAAATCTACAGATGGATACAAGGATTAGTGggtaaaagtttaaagaaaactaGGTTATTTGCAGCAGCAAAGTAtctcttaaaaaatatgtattacattACAAAGGCaaaatttacagtggagaagcctAGCAGAAACTACCTTAACcgggtgatcaaggttaacaacACCTGTGTCAAAGTCATAAAGGAAAGTCTGAGGAATTGTCACAGATAAGAGGAAACGTGACGACCAACTACAGTGCGGGGAAGCTGGGTAAAAGGTATATGAAAACTCCCTGTATCTGCAACTCTTctataagtctaaaattatttcaaaagtaaagtttaaaatattgaaatactttaaaaatataagactATTATTATATACAACataatttcttttgggtaaaGCACTTCTGTATCTATTCTTTAGGCTCTTGGTTTCTAGACATGTTATGTGTCCAATTGGCACCATTTAATTTCAGTGAGTATCTCATTATCTGCCATCTAGAAAGAAAGACTTTCATCATTACTTTGGTTACCTCTAATCACAGACCACTAACAGAACATGGTTCTATAGCTCTTCCAACAGAAAAAGCACATGCTTTACCAtgtgttattttaataaacatacgTGTATAGAGCcatgaagaatatataaaaactgtTACTACACAGAACccgtaaatattttaaaatctcttcaaGCAAGCCTAGGGAAGAGTTGAACGTAAATTTAATATAATCCTGGGGCTGAAGAACTGTGACTAAGAGAACATAATAAATGGGTATGAGGTCCTTCATTCATAGATAGGTATCCACATCACTTAGCAGGGAGAGCTAGACCCTTAACAGAGTTCCCTTCTCAAGTAAGAGGAATAAGAAGAAGACTTCCATCATGATGCAACTTGAGACTTGGTGAGAGCCTCTCCAAAATCCATCAGTGTGATCTCACTTCATAGTGGGAgcctttttcattcttcttcctctaCTGAGACCATCTACAGGAGGTCTcaccaaaattaaacaaatttctAGATGACAGTATTAGGAACATGCAGAGCCATCCATAGACATTCCTTACTTACTAGGAATACCCTCATAGCCTACTAACTTTGAAAAAAAGTTCTTACAGTTACTATTTCAAAGGAAATGAGTATTCACGTTAagtctttaattttattgaattttcgtTCATCTTTAAAgtaaatagttaaaataaaaagtaataattatatgAGGTAAATATGGATGAaatagagcaggggtccccaacgcCCGGGCTGTGGACTGGTACCTGTCCACGGCCTGTCAGGAACTGGGccgcagagcaggaggtgagtggcgggtgagcaagtgaagcttcatctgccgttcCCCAGcgctcgcgttaccgcctgaacaccccacacccccatccgtggaaaaattgtcttccacgaaaccggtgcctgatgccagaaaggttggggaccactgaaaCAGAGTATCCTAGAAAAAGGGAAGAActagaaactattttaaataaaactgtcagtaatattttgctatttgctttttaaatattaataatatctacttcaaaAGGGGATGCCACTTTTGTTACCAAAGTCAACATTCATCTCGTCTATGTAAATTTTAGCAGCATAATGCATTCCATTTTTCCATGAAATTCTGCTTTGTAATTTATACACAGGCTGTTCGCACCTATGGACATGAGAGCAAAATGACAGAATTTCTCGACAAGCTAGACTTTTATGTCTTGCCTGTGGTCAATATCGATGGCTACATCTATACGTGGACCAAGGTATATGAACCAATACTGAGAGGGgctaatgaaattaaaaccaacCACTTTCTACTATACTTGTCCTAACCATAAACTGCACTTTTCAGTACCGAATGTGGAGAAAGACCCGCTCTACCAACGCTGGATCCACCTGCATTGGCACAGACCCCAACAGAAATTTTGATGCTGGTTGGTGCAGTAAGTATCTGGCTGACCATTTTGCATGCATCTTTTGAAAAGCATAGGAAGGAAGTAACAGGAAAACACAATAGtgtctaaaataagaaaaaaatataaaattttatattttagagttcTAACTTTCTGAAAGCACAGACAATAAACAGCTTGTTTATTCagtcaataaaaatgtattgcttATTCTATTATGTTCCCAGCTGTGCTAGACGCTGGAAACATAAGACTGAACAAACCAGACATAATCCTACTACTTGTGGAATGTAAAATCTAGAGGAGACcatcattaaataattatttaaacaattatttaaataaaattgtgattCAACTCTCAGTAAATGATTATACTAATATAGAAATTTCTCATGGATATTAGTTTGTCCCTACTTATTAATCTTCTTACACTATATTGATCTCATTGTTTGGCACTACACAGGGACATATTGGTGATTTCACATGCAACTTTTTAGCCTGTTAGCTTAAAAACACCCTATTCTTGTGACTAAATGTATGCATACTTCATAATGTACACATACATGAGGATGATTATAAAAACTCCTGTGaaaacaacttattttttaactctctctctaatttgaaattttgaaacaTGACCTGTGGGAACGTCAGTAGATGACCATTTGCCATTAACAACAATACGTTTTTCCAGCTATCGGAGCCTCTAAAAACCCCTGTGATGAAACTTACTGTGGATCTGCTCCAGAGTCTGAAAAAGAGACCAAGGCCCTGGCTAATTTCATCCGCAACAACCTCTCTTCCATCAAAGCATATCTGACAATCCACTCATACTCCCAGATGATACTCTACCCTTACTCCTATGATTACAAACTCCCCAAGAACAATGCTGAGTTGGTAAGTAGTCATGGTAGTAGATATAGTATTTCActgttgagatttttaaattctattcctggaaaacatatatatatatatacaaaaaatttcGGGAAGTTCCATTCTTGATTTTCGGTAATAGAAGCAAAAAACTTACCAACACAAATTTACAAGGCATCTGAAGTTGGCTACATAAATTGGCTAGAAGAAATGTGATTTTGATGTAGGGAATGATCGCCAAAATGCGGTTAATTCACTAATATTCAAAATGACAACAGTTCCACTTCCTCCTGCTTCACCACAGCACTGACACACATGATGATTTCAGACGCATCTGAGGTAATCAACAAAGTTCCTTCACCTCATACATAATCTTAATCAGAAAGTCAATTTTATCAAGTTGCCTTGAGCTGGATTTGACATGCACAGGCAGAGTATGGCAGATGTCGTTAGGAATTTGCACATTTGGTTGATATCTGGTTAAGTGATAAGATCCTAATATTGCTTATTTCTAAATTGTTGGATTaggtgagacacagatgtaaatcaatcaatgaacAAATGATGTGAATGGGTCCTTACTATATATGCgaaatattgcaaaaaaaatgaactatCCCTGACTCAAAAAATTAGCAATCTTGTTGAAGAATCAAGATAcaaccacatgaaaagataaataatataagagttttatactatTCAAATTAACAAATATGGTACatcaatgtataatttttttaaataagcaggtTTGAATCCttcaaacaacttttttttttaatttatgaacaTCTGGCTGCCAGAAGTTGGGACCAATGATCTGAAAGAACAAGTGTAAGATTTAAAGCATTTGAgttatgccaaaaaaaaaaaagtattccaccTAGACAACATAGATATTTGGCTTACCTAAATGCATAAATTCAAAGACCCAATAACTTTATCAACTGGAAACTGTTTTGTACTTTCAGATTCAGTCTTTCAGAGACCAAATAAAACATGTAATGCTGTAAATATCTTGtgaaaagcaaaatggaaaaataactcAGCTTCTTAGAAAACTGATAGCTAATAGTTAGCCAggtcctgttttaaaaaaaaaaaaaaaaaaatgctatttttcatttcatttcatttcaggaAAATCTTCCCATTTTCCCTATCtgtagccaaaaaacaaaacaggacatCATTAGTTGGAACCATTCAATATTTCAGTTTTCCAATTAGGCTCAGTCTGTAAGTGTTCCCAGCAGTGGGTGCTCACAGGCCTGCTGTCCCAGAGATGGGTGTGGTCAGCTCCTCATTTCAGTCCTCGATTTCCAGGGCCAccagaggagaggaggtgggggtaTGTTGTTTGTTTAACTCATGTGAATATGTTTAAGCTGTACcacatcaaaagagaaaaagacaaagccATACAAACTAAGCACGAATGAGttagtaagtaaaatattaaaactaaaattataaaccaTATTAAATGTAACCACCAATATATCCAATTTGCTTAATAACTAGTTTTAAACATAAACACTAAAAGACTAATGCTAACAGAAAAGCTTAAAGTGTTCTTTGGAATTGAGCTGCTGCACAAagtttcaatactttttcttacTTGGGGAATAAGTTTAAGCCCTTTTAGCAATGAAAACTTTGTTGCCCCACTGGCTCCATACAATAACATAGTATATGACTGCTCTAGAAGTCTAcaaactttcctttaaaaaaaagaatcaagtaagTTCTACCTTTAGAATCTCATGAATAATTCTTGCTACTTCCTGTGGTTTCTCCAGGAAAAGACCCAAGACTCAAAGTGGGTTTAGTGGGCCAATTCAATATGTGCCCCAAATGGTGTGAAACCATTCCAGAGAATGTGATCCACTTCTTCATTTAAAATCAAGGAAAGAGAGgtaatagtaaaatatatatatatattagaaattcCATCctccaaaattgtttttaaattctaattaacaaagaagtgaaacagaactatatcaaagtaaaatattcataatCAATTCTCAAACAAGCATAAACCACAAAATAATCTTACCTTGTTTAAATTTATACCCACAAATCTAATAAATTCAAGGAAAAGGACATGTTACTTCTTATGTTTTCTAGAGCATAAGATAggtgaataaaatacaaaaattctttGCACTTATATCACACACGttgatttaaaagttattttaatttccaataaTCTTTTCTGTGATTAAAATTTTGCCTAGTATCTTAAAAGAGATATTTAAATGCCATCAGTAAAATCTAAGATGCATATTATTTGATTATTTGATTCATCTGAGATCTGAATTTAGtttggcaccccaaaacaatttaaatcaTTTGAATAGTTAACTAGAAatcctttcagtctttttcttattttgtataaatCCAATTCACTTACTTCCTAAGAACATTGTGCTAGAACAACTCATAACTATAGTGTTATCACAAATACATGTATAGCCAAAAGAGAATTTGAGTCTCCCAAGAAGAAAGATATTGGCTTTTCCATGGTTTTTATTTGTAATGAGGATAtcactttaaaaaactaaaagtctTGACCTAGAAAGATGAATGTTCCACCCAAATCTAGTGCCTCCATATTAATTCTCAATTACAAAAATGTGACCCCActgtagaaaacaaaagataGTAAAAGACTAATAAGATGAATTATTGGCACCATACCACATTATAGGTAACTCAGAATTTTCTTACAGTGCTACAAAGCTGACTTTGTCTTATACAgattttagtatatatatatgcatgtatataaaatcatatttgtAGCTAAAAAAATGCTTCAGTGAAATAATTGGAAGGGAATTATTCTGTATAGAAACATTAGCACTCTCTCAGTTCAAATTTAGAACATACCGTAAGTAGCAATCCTTTGACATTTGAGTCGTGATGAAAATGTGTACGGCTT
This Phocoena sinus isolate mPhoSin1 chromosome 4, mPhoSin1.pri, whole genome shotgun sequence DNA region includes the following protein-coding sequences:
- the CPB1 gene encoding carboxypeptidase B, which gives rise to MLAFLILVTVTLASAHHSGEHFEGEKVFRVSVENENDINLLRELASTRQIDFWKPDSVTQIKPHSTVDFRVKAEDIFTVEDFLKQNELQYEVLISNLRSVLEAQFDSRVRATGHSYEKYNNWETIEAWTQQVASENPDLISRSAIGTTFLGNTIYLLKVGRPGPNKPAIFMDCGFHAREWISPAFCQWFVREAVRTYGHESKMTEFLDKLDFYVLPVVNIDGYIYTWTKYRMWRKTRSTNAGSTCIGTDPNRNFDAGWCTIGASKNPCDETYCGSAPESEKETKALANFIRNNLSSIKAYLTIHSYSQMILYPYSYDYKLPKNNAELNSMAKAAMKELATLYSTKYTYGPGASTIYPAAGGSDDWAYDQGIKYSFTFELRDKGRYGFALPESQIRPTCEETMLAIKYIAGYVLEHLY